One segment of Sphingobacteriales bacterium DNA contains the following:
- a CDS encoding restriction endonuclease subunit S: MVSFLNSDFGQLQLERVSSGSILQSIRSSDLRKIKVILPPIEIQNQIGEKIKKSVLAKAESRKNIEDANLDIQKLV; the protein is encoded by the coding sequence TTGGTTTCTTTTCTTAATTCTGATTTTGGACAACTTCAATTAGAACGGGTTTCAAGTGGCTCAATTTTACAAAGTATTCGTTCTTCTGATTTAAGAAAGATTAAAGTGATTTTACCGCCAATTGAAATTCAAAACCAAATTGGCGAAAAAATAAAGAAATCTGTTTTAGCCAAAGCGGAAAGCAGAAAAAACATTGAAGACGCTAATCTTGATATCCAAAAACTTGTGTAA
- a CDS encoding N-6 DNA methylase: MSKVAKAYMNLVGDGTTGIFCEDSLELPQNWRSETRNKIQLESFDILLTNPPFGSKIPVVGEEKLKQYKFGYKWKFNKKTNQWEKTNQAKEKEEPQVLFIERCLDLLKDGGKMAMVLPNGILGNEQEEYLRDYILNKGNLFAIVELPFETFSPNVTIKTSVLFIQKGKKNINDLFISINENCGHDKKGRPTGTDDIPNVASFFNQKTSNANNFFINHSFLEKSFIAKRYLQKHVNNLAKIYQGQYPVIELGEIIKTVHNGANIEGASIYVEKKQGIPYILVKSITKEGIDFENLKYINYE, from the coding sequence TTGAGCAAAGTAGCCAAAGCCTATATGAATTTGGTGGGAGACGGTACAACGGGCATTTTTTGTGAAGATAGTTTAGAGTTGCCTCAAAATTGGCGTTCAGAAACGCGCAATAAAATCCAATTAGAAAGTTTTGACATTCTTTTGACAAATCCGCCTTTTGGTTCGAAAATTCCCGTTGTTGGAGAGGAAAAATTAAAACAGTACAAGTTTGGTTATAAATGGAAATTTAATAAAAAAACTAATCAGTGGGAAAAAACTAACCAAGCCAAAGAAAAAGAAGAACCACAAGTTTTGTTTATAGAAAGATGTTTGGACTTGTTGAAAGACGGTGGAAAAATGGCTATGGTTTTACCCAATGGTATTTTAGGAAACGAACAAGAGGAATATTTGCGTGATTATATTCTGAATAAGGGGAATTTATTTGCGATTGTAGAATTACCTTTTGAAACATTTAGTCCTAATGTTACTATCAAAACAAGTGTGCTTTTTATCCAAAAAGGTAAAAAAAATATCAACGACTTATTTATTTCAATCAATGAAAACTGCGGACACGATAAAAAAGGCAGACCAACAGGCACAGATGACATTCCTAATGTAGCCTCATTTTTCAACCAAAAAACAAGTAATGCGAATAACTTTTTTATCAATCATTCTTTTTTAGAAAAAAGTTTCATTGCAAAACGGTATTTACAAAAGCACGTTAATAATTTGGCTAAAATTTATCAGGGACAATACCCTGTTATTGAGTTAGGAGAAATTATTAAAACAGTACATAATGGGGCTAATATCGAAGGTGCATCTATTTATGTAGAAAAAAAACAGGGTATTCCTTATATTTTAGTAAAAAGCATTACCAAAGAAGGGATTGATTTTGAAAATCTGAAATATATCAATTACGAATGA
- the lpxD gene encoding UDP-3-O-(3-hydroxymyristoyl)glucosamine N-acyltransferase, with the protein MQFSALQINQLLQGTIEGNPDSVVYTVSKIEEGTNGSLCFLASPQYEPYLYQTQASIVIVSQDFQPKQAVAPTLIRVADPRGSFASLLKWYEQLQQPAPEISSHATIDATAHIGENVYIGAGAVVGKNASVGAGSRIYPNVWLGEGAQVGNNTILYAGVKVYHRCTIGNDCIIHAGTVVGSDGFGFTVNPQTGAYEKMPQIGNVIIENDVEIGANCTIDRATMGATRIRSGVKLDNLIQVGHNVEIGENTVIAAQTGIAGSTKLGKNCMVGGQVGFGGHIVVADGSKFGAKSGISKSIEQPNQAWNGVPVRGHRDSQKDLINIRKIGDLEQRIAALEKLIAQQQ; encoded by the coding sequence ATGCAGTTTAGCGCACTACAAATCAATCAATTATTGCAAGGCACTATTGAAGGAAACCCCGACAGCGTAGTATATACGGTTTCAAAAATTGAGGAAGGAACAAACGGCAGTTTGTGTTTCTTGGCATCACCGCAATACGAACCTTATTTGTACCAAACTCAGGCGAGCATTGTCATTGTAAGTCAGGATTTTCAGCCCAAACAAGCCGTAGCACCTACACTCATTCGCGTAGCCGACCCGCGCGGCAGTTTTGCCTCTTTGCTCAAATGGTATGAACAACTCCAACAGCCCGCCCCCGAAATCAGCAGCCACGCTACTATTGATGCCACGGCACACATCGGCGAAAATGTATATATCGGTGCAGGTGCTGTGGTGGGCAAAAACGCAAGCGTAGGTGCGGGCAGCCGTATTTATCCCAACGTTTGGCTCGGCGAAGGTGCGCAGGTGGGCAACAATACCATTTTATATGCAGGTGTAAAAGTGTATCATCGCTGTACCATCGGCAACGATTGCATCATACATGCCGGCACGGTTGTCGGCAGCGATGGTTTTGGTTTTACGGTGAACCCTCAGACCGGAGCTTACGAAAAAATGCCCCAAATCGGTAATGTGATAATAGAAAATGACGTAGAAATCGGTGCCAACTGCACCATTGACCGTGCTACGATGGGGGCTACCCGCATACGAAGCGGCGTGAAATTAGACAATTTGATTCAGGTGGGGCACAATGTAGAAATCGGCGAAAACACCGTCATTGCGGCACAAACAGGTATTGCGGGCAGCACCAAATTGGGCAAAAACTGTATGGTGGGCGGACAAGTGGGTTTTGGGGGGCATATTGTAGTTGCCGATGGTTCTAAATTCGGTGCAAAAAGCGGTATTTCAAAATCTATTGAGCAGCCCAATCAGGCGTGGAACGGTGTTCCGGTTCGCGGGCATCGCGATTCACAAAAAGATTTGATTAATATCCGCAAAATTGGGGATTTGGAACAGCGTATCGCTGCTTTGGAAAAACTGATAGCTCAACAGCAATAA
- a CDS encoding aminodeoxychorismate/anthranilate synthase component II, with protein MSLSILLLDNFDSFTHNLADYFCRCGAQVRVQRNDCTVAQLQRYDFDMLVLSPGPDVPSQAGCMMEAIAAFKQTHPIFGVCLGMQALIEAFGGTIKKINPRHGKSEWIEHKGEGMFANIANPMEVGRYHSWAAAQVPEAFEKVAHARSDAALMAIQHRHLPLSGVQFHPESVLSQKDGAGLQLIRNIINQNYEYPKVPL; from the coding sequence ATGTCGCTTTCCATTCTGCTCTTAGATAATTTTGATTCTTTTACGCACAATCTGGCGGATTATTTTTGCAGGTGTGGGGCGCAGGTGCGCGTGCAGCGCAACGACTGTACCGTGGCGCAGTTGCAACGCTACGATTTTGATATGTTGGTATTATCGCCCGGTCCTGATGTGCCTTCGCAAGCGGGTTGTATGATGGAGGCTATCGCGGCTTTTAAACAAACGCACCCCATTTTTGGCGTGTGTTTGGGTATGCAAGCCCTCATAGAGGCTTTTGGCGGCACTATCAAAAAAATAAACCCGCGCCACGGTAAAAGCGAATGGATAGAGCACAAGGGCGAAGGTATGTTTGCGAATATCGCCAATCCTATGGAGGTGGGGCGTTATCATTCGTGGGCGGCAGCACAAGTGCCCGAAGCCTTCGAAAAAGTTGCCCACGCCCGCAGCGATGCCGCGCTGATGGCAATTCAGCATCGCCATTTGCCCCTTAGCGGCGTGCAGTTTCACCCCGAATCGGTACTGAGCCAAAAAGACGGCGCAGGCTTACAGCTGATACGCAATATCATCAACCAAAACTACGAATATCCCAAAGTTCCTTTATAA